A stretch of DNA from Schizosaccharomyces osmophilus chromosome 2, complete sequence:
TCTCAGAAAACTGCTCTTGTCAATTCAGTCACCATACACTAAAAATAACAGAAATTTTGATATataagttcttttttaatactaTATTCACTGAATCTGTTTCCTTGGGTTGCAAGCAACTGCATTGGATTTAACTTAAGAAAATATCCGATTCTTATGAAGCAAATATTGGAGCTTAATGGTGttatattcaaaacaattttataAACGCTCTTATCTTTTTTAGTCCTAAAAGGCTTTGCAAGAAATATTTGATCTGTCGGAATCATGGCTCCTGTGGTTTTACACTGCTCTTGGAACCAGGATCAAAGGTTAGTACCttgttgaaaacttttcattaaCAGAATTCATTTAGCTTTCTCTCAGTTGGGACAGAAACCGGTTTTCAGATTTATCAGTGCGATCCGTTTACTTTACGTTTCTCGAAAGGTAAGATTACAGCCGCAGAGAGCGATTTTGGGACAAGCGATAACATTTGCTAGAAACAAACGGTGTTGCTTTTTGTGAGATGCTTAATCGATCATCACTTGTTGCGCTTGTTCAGGTGTCGCCCGCATCTACTCGATTACTTAAGCTCATTGATATAAAGGTTTGTTCACTTGgaaatatattttattaacataaacaaatacaGAAAGATGTCGAGCTTTGTGACATGTTCTATCCTGCTCCAGTATTGAATGCTCGTCTTACGGTTACTCGTCTGGTTGTAGTTATCAAGGGGAGCATTTACGTTTACAATCTTAAGAATCTGAATTTGATTAACACTTTGGcaacaatttcttcaaataaaatCGCATTCTGTGCTCATGAATCCTTTATTGCCTACAATTCACCCCAGGTTCCAGGCCATGTATACTTGACTTCACTGGAGACAGCAATGCCGATTACACTGCTATATTGTCATTCGAGTCCAGTGCGATGTATTGAATTTCATCCAGATGGACGCCTGATAGCTACAGCATCCGCCAAGGGTACAGTTATACGCATTATGTCAACATTAACTGGGGAAAAAGTTATGGAACTGAGACGTGGGTACCTGCCTGCTTCTGTTGTTTCAATCGCCtttcatccaaaagaacCCTTTTTGGCCTGTGCTTCTGAGAATGGAACTATTCATATATACAGACTGTCAAAGCAGACCGTTTCTGAAACTAATCATTCTCCTGCTTCTTCTGTGAGCAACTCATCCTCCTGGTCAAAATTTCTTAAATCCAATGTCACTAAACCACTAGAAGCTCGAAGGGAGTTTGCGACAGCGAAAATACCAGAGTCATCGTTTTATGGAAAAATCGTCTTCTGTGCATCAAAACCTCATGTACAGGTAATCTCTTACAGTGGACAATACTATCGTTTTGTGGTTGACTTAAAACATGGTGGAAACTGTGCCATGCTGGAAAAGTACATGTAAGTTGAAGGAAAGTTCCATGAATTTTTGCTAACTTTGATTTAGACTTGAtgaataaattattatGGTTTGCGGAACGGATTACTGGTAATGAACTTTTAAATATCCTCTACGAAAAGGTGGATTTTCTATATGAATAAACTAATCAGTTatgaattttatatttatctTTCCTTGTCTTATTTGGACGTTGTCTTATAATGTCATAATGATCATGCATTTGGTACTAAGAATTTGGAATGTTCAGCACGTTAAATAAACAGGTTCGTTCCATTTTTGTTAAGAACTGTGGTATTAGCTTTTTACCTGCaaacttccttttttatatattacAGTCTATACCAATTGCAAGACTAGGCAAACAGTATCACAAATTATAACAATACAGTGTACTAGTTTTTCGAAAAACACTGTCGGTTGGAAGCTTgatttattgaaattaaGCATAAAGGAGAACAGTTGAATAAATTAACAACGACTTGCCAAACACTATCATAAGGTCATAGAGGTAAGGgtaagaataaaagaaattataaaaagtAATCTGGTGTCCTCCTTGTAACTttcaattcatcttttctGGGAGCCGTTTCATACTGGATGAACGCATAGTTAATATGATCATCAATGCCCATGATGGCTGCTTGATTTCCGCAACGATAGCAATAATTTGGAGcagaaaaaattgttaCTACATTATGACTATTTGTCCAATTGTAACCCTCCATTACTAGTTGATGAGCTCTGGCAATCAAGTCCAAACCGTTGTTGTGATTGAATGTTTCGGCAATATCTGGCCCAAACGTGTAGCCAGCACCACGGGGCGAAATTCCCCATCCGGGACGGTCCTCTGGATCCGACCATAAAAGATCACATATGGGACCCTCGTGAGGAATTTCTTGAATACGGTCAAGGATTCGGATATGGTCTAAAGTATCGATGCTAGGAGATAAACCTCCATGCATGCAGAGAATTTTGTCTTCTATTAAAGCTGTTAAAggcaaaaaatcaaagagaTCAGTAAAGCATTGCCATATATTGGCATTGCCATATTTGCGAAGACATTCATCATAGAATCCATAAACTTGAGTAATCTGTCTAGACTCATGGTTACCACGAAGGATGGTGATGCGGTGAGGGAATCGTATTTTGAGTGCTACCAGCAATGAGACAGTTTCTACACTGTGATAACCCCTATCCACGTAGTCACccataaataaataatttgtATCAGGAGAATGTCCTCCAATATTAAAAAGTTCTTGTAAGTCATGAAATTGCCCGTGGATGTCACCACACACAGTTACAGGGCATCTTACACTTTGCACATTCGATTCATTAGCTAAGACTCCTTTGGCCATTTCACACATTTGATAAATATCATCTTCAGAAAGAGGCTCACATTTCGACAGCTGCTCAATCCAGCGGTCTATGTCAGCTCTGGAACCGGTTAATTCCGACATCATTATAATAATCGTAAATGCAAATCAAACGCTGCTGCCGAATAGATCCAAAAATAACGAAAGAAGCCGAAAGCTTCAAGAATGGTATCTGTTTTATTTGATCGATTTATCTCGTTGTTATTCagaatttttccttttctttttttgggaGCAGACCACTAACTGTGTCAAcctcttttgaaattatgTCTGAATGTCCCCAAACAAGAAGAGGTGGAAGATGTATACCTTTTGATCAATAGAGAATAAAAGACGAGCTCctatgttttctttcaaaaaagctGAGTAGTCTTCAGCTAGTTTTTggtaaaggaaaagagTCAAGTGACCACTTGCTAAGTAACGAAAGAATGATTCTTGATGGTAGGAAACGCATCCACACACAAGTTTTGCTGATGGCAAGGATAATTTGGAAatgcaagaaaaaaataaaaaatataattacTAAAAATTTAAGATTGAACCGATTTCCTCTCCAAGCAGGATGGTTTCAGATTCatgaaggaaacaaaaaagcaaccTCGCTAGTTTATTTAGAGATCAACACAAATAGCGAATCTTATAGTTGAAGTAATAAGATAAAAGGATTGTTGTATTTTATTGAGGTTTTACTATAGAGTTGTTtgtctcttcttttttaaatttttgtGAAATACTCGACAGAATTTATACTGCCTTTTTTTCCAGGGTCTTGTTTTTGAGTGGTTAAAAATCAGCTTAGCAAACAATACTTCGTTAAGCTCCATAAATTCATTTACGATAAGACAGGATTGTATAAATGAGCTTTGGAAAAGGAGGTATCAGGCCTTATACAGTGATTTTAGACTTAAACTCAATCAAGGCCTTATGAATCTCAGAGAACGTTTCAAATTCGGTATAGGAAAcgttttctcttttgcAATAGGTGATCAAATCACGTCCTTTCTTTGCATATAAGTGTTCGGTTTCTTTGGCGGCACTTAAATCGGATACACCATCTCCACAGTAGACCATGTGAGGTCGCTTTTCTTCAGGAAGTTGAGCATAGGGACGAATGGTGAGACTCTTGTCGTGTCCAAAATGAGTATCGTCGTGATATACTATATTCCAAGTACCATCTTCATTAACATTTATATCATTGGAGACGATTTCGATTTTGGTAGCCTCTTCTTTGCCCAAGTATTGTTCTAAAAGACTGCGAATAAAGGGCATCATTCCACTAGAGAGAATGACCAAACGTACGCCTTCTTTTTGGCACCATTCATAAAAAGAGGGAAAGTCGGGATCAATAGCAacgttctttttcaaagtctCAAGAGTTTCTTCGTACTTCAAGGGTACACTGTTGAGCATTTGAGCAAATCCATCACTGATAGTAAGTAAAACAtatcaaatgaaatgaaattttaTATGGTCAACATACCGAAAACTGAGTTTTCCTTGGATAATTTCTTGGTTCAATTGAACACGCATAGCTTGACCCATACCATAGTTATCTGTGGGACCGGTTAGATGCTATTTAGGTAGAATGAGAGTAGATATTCCTTGTGATAACGAATGGCTTCTCCTTTTAGGTCTGTCAAATTGGGGACTTCCCGTTCTAGCCCAACTACATTTGTATTCACACAGAACAGAAATGCCTACAGGGAAAGGCTCTATgccttttgcttctttccttttttaagcAACTTACCGGTCAAATAATCATTGGAATCTTGCTGAGTGATGGTACCTAATATGTAAGATGTGAGCTTTTCAACCTCTGATTGAAGAACCCTTCGTGATATCAACTTTATTCATACCATCAAAGTCACTGAAGACATataattgtttattaagAGACATAATATTAAAATACGACTTgtgtttttatttcctaAGGATTTCTTACTTGTTTAGGATGTGGTATGTCAGAAGAGACAGGACGACAGCTCTGAAGTGTTTTTAAAAGGGAATTTCGTAAACCAAATATTCGTTTCTACGATAGAAGGATGGATTACATATAGAAAACTCTAGAAAAACTATCTTTCTATTgtcttttgtctttcattataaaattaaaaatacaAGATCGCTGGTGACGATCCATAACGGTTCAAAGACTAGGTATAATCAGAAGATATTTGTACTCTGAAATGATAAACAATGTGGAAATTAAACCAGTCCTTGATGCATTTACCGATGGGTGAAAAAGAGGAGGAACCATGCCAATAAAATGGATGTGGGCATAAACGCCTAGGTTTAACGACATGGAGcaatttctgtttttttcctttattgtTCTTATCATTATACCAGAGTGAAAAGCACCTGGTCGTTTCGCTCATTGATTTTATGGTTTCCTTGGAGATTtcaatttggaaaaagaggTTTCTCTGATACCGCCAAAAGAGATTGAACGCTAGAAACTGTTACCGATATAGTTATCTCGCTCCCTCCTTTAAAATCTCTCTTTTCCGAAAGAACTAAGTGCCTTGTCTTGTGGAGTTATGAATGATTCAGTGTTCCATATTGTACAAATAGAGGAAAAAGTTCTTAATAGAGAATCTACGATGCAGAAAAGAAGTAGGAAGTTTTTGAGAAGCGTACTAAAGCTATGCTAACACTCAACATGCTGACAAAGTCTGCTTAAAATGTAGCAATCAATTGGGAACATTTATGGCACATGCTGAAGGTTTCATACATGAAAAGGAAGTTATTTGTGAACAGAAACCTATACattctcttcattttttaacagaataaatattcaaagtctagaaatgttttcaGATATGTGCTTAATGGTACCTTACTTTTGTGTGAAGTcttaatttctttcaacaaaatttaatgaaaatagataactaaaacaaaagcaaaagcgTCTAAGCAAAGTCAAACACTTACCTCTTCTAAACTTACCTGATCTGATAAATTAAACTATTTCTTTTGGCGAAGACGAGACCAAACAATTTAGAACTGGTTCATTCAAACGTTTCAAGAAAATCAGATACATCATGAAGGTGAACTGGAATGGTGTAACAAATGCTATTAAGCAGTTTTCCTTTAAAATCTCTTCTGCTCGTTCTGGAAGGGAAGCATTCTCATTTCGGGAAGCTATGCTACAAGCTAGCCGTAGATTAAACGAGTTTACTGGATACACTACTATTGaatctttaaagaaaactgtTGTTTTACGAGAACGGCAGCTCAAAGAATTTCGAAAACTAGCGAACGATGCTCGCAGAGCATACCTAGAAGCCGTCGAAAGGAGGTCATCTAGTCAACGAGAAGTCAATGAATTACTTCAAAGAAGAGGCAGCTGGTCTTCGACAGATCTAGAGCGATTTACTAAATTATATAGAGAAGACTACTccaataaagaaaatgaaactcTGCTTCAGGAAAATGTCAAATCTACTGAGGAGAAAATAGAGGATGCACAGAATGGTCTTGTGCAATCTATCCTATCGCGGTACCATGAAGAGCAAGTATGGAGTGATAAAATCCGGCAAACGAGCACTTGGGGTACTTGGGGACTCATGGGTATTAACGTTCTGTTGTTCGTTGTTGTCCAACTTATATTGGAACCGAAGAGACGACGAAGATGGGTTCAGGAGTCAATGGAATTTGTTgagaaggaaaataaagataaaatGGAAttacaaattcaaaaactatctgaattggaagaaaaaatatctGAGGATGTCGCCAAGTATGGATCGCAAAAATCAGAGAGCTCCTCCAGGACGGATCTTGATTCTAGTGAGCCTTCGTCAAAGCCTTcagttttgtttcaatttcttcaaagaatACCCTCTTTAGATTTCTCTTCCTTCAAATCCTTTACCGGTTCCATCAAAGCCATTATACGCTATATATTGTCTCCTTCTGATGTTGTACAGGTCACCCATAAACAACTTTCCATGCTAATGACtgagtttgtttttaccGGAGGAGCGATACTATGCTCAACTCTATTTCTGTTCCGTCTTTTCAGACATTAACGATTGCTCTATATCTATGAAATGTTTTACTTCTTTGGTCAATGTGCATTCTATATCCTTCTATTCAGGGCTCTTAAAATAACTCGATTTATAAATGAACTTCAAATTAGTTGGTTCTACtttcatatttatttagaAAACAACTTTACCTTGAATTTCATATAATTTCATCCTCTCTTTTTACTACAAGTAAATATGACACAATTTTGGATCGGTGGTCTctcataaataaataaatattgtaAATGttcgtaaaaaaagatCTCGTTGCTAAAAAAATCACAACCATTGACAGCGTATACATTCATCTTCTATACATCGTAAATGGTAGGAATGCCTACATCGAAAATGTACCATCGGTAATTCCAAATCAGTATTACAGGCAGAGCATTTAGACTCCTGAACAACAAAAGCAGTTGTGCGTAAATTGGACAgttctttatttaattccAAGATCTCGGATTTGCCTATTTCGAtgcctttctttttttcagaGATTTGGCTTTCAAACCTATAGGCCGCGTTCTCTACTGCTTCCTCAATCATGCCCAGAGTAACGGCATCTGATTTACCTAAGATCTCTGCAAGCTGAGTAGGTGAAATCAATTGATGATTAATTATATATTCTGTAACCTcctttacttcttttgacCAAGGCTCTAGCTGATTTGTTGAGGCGAAATAGTTAAGCATCATGATATATAACTCACTTTGATCTTCCCCTTGAGCACGTACCATTTCCATTGCACGACTAACATCGTCATGTTTGCAAAATGATCGAAAAATATCTAGTGTTTGACCAGACTTTCCCTGTACAAATCTGACCCCGTCATCGAATTCCAGAATCTGAGATATCAGGAAGGTAGCATTCAGATCCAAGTGTTTTTCTGAATCTTTCAGTAGTAAGTTggccttttttttccagaATCCTTGAGCATTTTCATCCTGTGAAGAATGGGATTCTCTTATATAGGCTTCAAAAAGGCAAGTATTGATGTGTGTTTTGTATTCTTCAGAAACATGTGGCAAAATGGCTTCTAAAAATCGTATCAACTCAGAGTTATGGTTTAAGAAAATGTGAAAACACGTCTGTGGGTTCGGAGCAATGTATGATTCGTCTACTTGGGGTTCTTCACTATCTGCTCTTTCCTCAGTCGTTTCCGAATTATGATCGGCAGACATAGAAGATATGCCAAATGGAGTAGCATTAGCAtaaggaagaagagaaagGTAAGTCTGTCGCAATgacttttcatattttgtCTGAGCTTTAGATCGCATGCTTTGCTTAGATTTATGATTATTAGAATAAAATGATATAAACAGATCAGTTGTCtcttttggtaaattcGAAAGCAATACTCGGCCAAAACGAAGCAATAACGGGAGTAACCTAGACGGCGCGATTTCATACATGTAATCCAAATTTTCGGaatacttcttttcttctaaaagaACATCGATGACTCGCTCATGATTATTGAACCGAATACCAAGGTGCTTAGCTTCTTCAAGAAAACCAGACCGATGACAGATATCAAATGCCTGATTAAATGCGAATCCACCAGTATCGATAAGTCTATTAATCCCCTTcaagttttttgtttccacATGGCACGAAAGCAGAAGTAATTTAAGATCAGAATTTGCCAAATCGTTTTGCATGAGTGCTTCTATAAATCTTATGAGTTGGTCAAGGCGCTCTGCTTTAAGAAATTCTAAGCAAACGACTGGTATATTAACTGACCTTATTGATTTTATATACCAATCCATAGATAATGAGTAATCTCCCTTACGAAATAAAAAGCGAGCGTATTCTATCATTAGGCTTTGCAGAAAGTATGAATCCATGTTTTTCTGTCGAGAGAGGGAAATAGCCAAGTCAtacattgtttttttactaaGCAGGGAAATTTCATCATTAAggtcaattcttttaagttttaaaaaagaattgactGAGGTTAGTATTAAGAAGCCTTCGTCTATGGATAATATTTGGGCAGAATGATCCCTCAAAAAACCTTCCCAAACAATCAATTTCCTTGGTAAATCTATCAATAGTAATCGAGAAAGTGGTGTTGTCAGACGGTCTCCTTCAAGTcttgaaaaagagttaGAAGATGGCATGCTCTTTCTCGAATTAGGCAAGCCGGTTGCAGACGGATCGGTTGGTGAATAATGTAAAGCTAATATAGGACCTTGTGTTGCCAAAAAATGTTTCTCTCCAGGGAAtgtaaaacaaactttGTCCTGCGAGGGAAAATAGAATGTAAGACCATCAGACCGAGAGCAGATAAACGAAGGCGAAGTAGTCGTAAGAGAGGAAATATTTTGCTCATTATATCCTGACGAACAATTAATGGATGTGCCAAGTGTATCCAGAGTTGTTATATTCTTTCCTTTAATTGAGTAAGTTTTGTTCGTTGTGGAAACGTAAAGAATTAAGTCCTCGGATTTGTGAAACGCTAAGCTGGTTATCGGTTCAGATAATTTGAAATTATTAGAAATACGGAGTCCTCTTTCACGAAAAGGAGTACCATAAAATGCTAGGACATGTCCTCCAAACCCACAAGCTAAATATCTATCTGATAGTGATTCAGAGACCGCCACTATTGGATGCGGTTGTTCATCAACTATAAACCGGTTGGCAGATACAAGTgaaaacttcttttctaatgaaGGATCCTCTTGAGAGCACGAAAAAGCGTAAATGACTAAAAAGCTCGGACCATCCTGCTCACCAAAGTTGTAAAATAATAGAAAACGATCATTATCGATCCAAAGTATTTGTTGGATAGCTACTTCATGCTCCAGATCGATCACTTGCTTTACCCCCAAGGAAGAATCGTATAGGGTTACCCTCCCCGAAGTGTTACAAGCTAGAATTtgatttccaaaagatGCTATAGAGACGTTTGTTCTACCAAGTTTTTGAGGCAAttcatgtttttgaaacagAGTCACTCGTTTCCAAGATCGAATGAAAGTAGTCATGATTAACGCCTGTTTAGGCAAACGGTAGTCCTACAGGttttaaaacataaatatacgtatataaaaaataaaatatgaGAAAGTTGCCCTGATTATGATAATACAAGAGATATTCTTTAGAACCGTGCGAGGAACATTCAAGAGGTGGTAGCACtatggaaaggaaaaattcgTTAAGACAATGTAGCAGATTCAGAGTCCAAGATATTTCCTGCTATAGTAGAAACCTTACAAATAATAAtgatttgattgttttatAGATTAAAATTGCATTGATATTTGAAGCTTTATAAGATTAAAGTCTTTCAGTCTACAAAAGTAAATCGCTCGATACGtaatcatgaaaaaaaaaaattaaataacaaaaagaaggctattcaaaacaataatCCTATGTGTCTAGAAACTAAACCAACGACGAAACCAAAAACCCAGAAGGAAGTACGCAACGAAAcaatcataaaaacaagtaataaaagaaaccagATTAATGAGTAACGAATAATGATGGCCTCATGTAGtctcaaaagaaaatacaaattaGAGAAATGAACAAACTGAGGTTTATATCTTCCACTGAGTCAATGTAAGTAAAACAATTAAAGCTCTCTCTTTATTTAGAGATgagtaaaaaaataacaaaacaTAGCCTGTCTATAGAACACCTTTGtggaaagcaaagaaataaggCTTAAATTTTCCACCAGCGAAATACGATTGGAGCAAAGTACGTGGAAAGAAATCCAATCCCTGCATAAATAACAATTCGTGCAACTGTCTCACAGTCAAAGCTACAACAGAGTTCATGACCAGATACATTGCCCAAGGGTGTTTTAGTGGTACCTGAAGCATTATTGGAACCACTAGCCGCACGAATCCCTTTCGACGCGGACGAAATTTTCCATTGGCAAATCCgtaattttttatacatTGATGGTAAGAGCGTCAACAATGCTTGTTTAGCGAAAGACTtccagaaaaaaatcatcgTAACACCTAGTCAAGTTAGTAAACGTAAATACCAAGAAACAAtcaataaagaataaataaagtaaaagacataccaaaaacaattcgAAGAACAAAACGCAAAATAAATGTTGCGTTGATACCACcaattaaataatttataGACTCGGGAGACGAAAGCCATGTGCCCAAATCAATCCCCATAATCACTGccacaaaagaaatactaTCATCGATGCAAATGCAGTGTTCCGCAGGCAAAGGATGCATCCATATAAAATATAAGGAAACCGCAACGACCGTTATGGGCACATGACAAGACGAACTTGTGTTTACGGAATGAAATATATCGGAATACTTCCATTGAATACATGATAAACAGATTCCGATGAAAGAGCCAACGATTACGTCCATAAATCCATGCATGCCACAATACAATCGACCcaaggaaattgaaaagatgTAGAGAAGGCtgagaaaaacaagtaagTGAAAGCAAGGAGGAGACATGGATTCCTTCATGCTAA
This window harbors:
- the atg1802 gene encoding autophagy associated WD repeat protein Atg18b; this encodes MAPVVLHCSWNQDQSFLSVGTETGFQIYQCDPFTLRFSKETNGVAFCEMLNRSSLVALVQVSPASTRLLKLIDIKKDVELCDMFYPAPVLNARLTVTRLVVVIKGSIYVYNLKNLNLINTLATISSNKIAFCAHESFIAYNSPQVPGHVYLTSLETAMPITLLYCHSSPVRCIEFHPDGRLIATASAKGTVIRIMSTLTGEKVMELRRGYLPASVVSIAFHPKEPFLACASENGTIHIYRLSKQTVSETNHSPASSVSNSSSWSKFLKSNVTKPLEARREFATAKIPESSFYGKIVFCASKPHVQVISYSGQYYRFVVDLKHGGNCAMLEKYILDE
- the ppa1 gene encoding serine/threonine protein phosphatase PP2A catalytic subunit Ppa1; protein product: MMSELTGSRADIDRWIEQLSKCEPLSEDDIYQMCEMAKGVLANESNVQSVRCPVTVCGDIHGQFHDLQELFNIGGHSPDTNYLFMGDYVDRGYHSVETVSLLVALKIRFPHRITILRGNHESRQITQVYGFYDECLRKYGNANIWQCFTDLFDFLPLTALIEDKILCMHGGLSPSIDTLDHIRILDRIQEIPHEGPICDLLWSDPEDRPGWGISPRGAGYTFGPDIAETFNHNNGLDLIARAHQLVMEGYNWTNSHNVVTIFSAPNYCYRCGNQAAIMGIDDHINYAFIQYETAPRKDELKVTRRTPDYFL
- the ptf1 gene encoding phosphoric monoester hydrolase Ptf1 — encoded protein: MSLNKQLYVFSDFDGTITQQDSNDYLTDNYGMGQAMRVQLNQEIIQGKLSFRDGFAQMLNSVPLKYEETLETLKKNVAIDPDFPSFYEWCQKEGVRLVILSSGMMPFIRSLLEQYLGKEEATKIEIVSNDINVNEDGTWNIVYHDDTHFGHDKSLTIRPYAQLPEEKRPHMVYCGDGVSDLSAAKETEHLYAKKGRDLITYCKRENVSYTEFETFSEIHKALIEFKSKITV
- the she9 gene encoding mitochondrial inner membrane protein She9; amino-acid sequence: MKVNWNGVTNAIKQFSFKISSARSGREAFSFREAMLQASRRLNEFTGYTTIESLKKTVVLRERQLKEFRKLANDARRAYLEAVERRSSSQREVNELLQRRGSWSSTDLERFTKLYREDYSNKENETLLQENVKSTEEKIEDAQNGLVQSILSRYHEEQVWSDKIRQTSTWGTWGLMGINVLLFVVVQLILEPKRRRRWVQESMEFVEKENKDKMELQIQKLSELEEKISEDVAKYGSQKSESSSRTDLDSSEPSSKPSVLFQFLQRIPSLDFSSFKSFTGSIKAIIRYILSPSDVVQVTHKQLSMLMTEFVFTGGAILCSTLFLFRLFRH
- the vps11 gene encoding HOPs/CORVET complex ubiquitin protein ligase E3 subunit Vps11, with amino-acid sequence MTTFIRSWKRVTLFQKHELPQKLGRTNVSIASFGNQILACNTSGRVTLYDSSLGVKQVIDLEHEVAIQQILWIDNDRFLLFYNFGEQDGPSFLVIYAFSCSQEDPSLEKKFSLVSANRFIVDEQPHPIVAVSESLSDRYLACGFGGHVLAFYGTPFRERGLRISNNFKLSEPITSLAFHKSEDLILYVSTTNKTYSIKGKNITTLDTLGTSINCSSGYNEQNISSLTTTSPSFICSRSDGLTFYFPSQDKVCFTFPGEKHFLATQGPILALHYSPTDPSATGLPNSRKSMPSSNSFSRLEGDRLTTPLSRLLLIDLPRKLIVWEGFLRDHSAQILSIDEGFLILTSVNSFLKLKRIDLNDEISLLSKKTMYDLAISLSRQKNMDSYFLQSLMIEYARFLFRKGDYSLSMDWYIKSIRSVNIPVVCLEFLKAERLDQLIRFIEALMQNDLANSDLKLLLLSCHVETKNLKGINRLIDTGGFAFNQAFDICHRSGFLEEAKHLGIRFNNHERVIDVLLEEKKYSENLDYMYEIAPSRLLPLLLRFGRVLLSNLPKETTDLFISFYSNNHKSKQSMRSKAQTKYEKSLRQTYLSLLPYANATPFGISSMSADHNSETTEERADSEEPQVDESYIAPNPQTCFHIFLNHNSELIRFLEAILPHVSEEYKTHINTCLFEAYIRESHSSQDENAQGFWKKKANLLLKDSEKHLDLNATFLISQILEFDDGVRFVQGKSGQTLDIFRSFCKHDDVSRAMEMVRAQGEDQSELYIMMLNYFASTNQLEPWSKEVKEVTEYIINHQLISPTQLAEILGKSDAVTLGMIEEAVENAAYRFESQISEKKKGIEIGKSEILELNKELSNLRTTAFVVQESKCSACNTDLELPMVHFRCRHSYHLRCIEDECIRCQWL
- the sgp1 gene encoding sphingosine-1-phosphate phosphatase Spg1/Lcb3, which codes for MDPSNTMEQIKAASINEKFLGYKSQGYYSQLFGKGSLRYQLRQFLLPYVRSESIYLHKLQSRLRRTWLDTYFCYSATLGTHVFFMLALPIFFWSGCINFTLDITQLFAAGVYFSGILKDFLCLPRPLSPPLIRLTLSSDAEYEYGFPSTHTTNAVSTGSYSIFMLVSMKESMSPPCFHLLVFLSLLYIFSISLGRLYCGMHGFMDVIVGSFIGICLSCIQWKYSDIFHSVNTSSSCHVPITVVAVSLYFIWMHPLPAEHCICIDDSISFVAVIMGIDLGTWLSSPESINYLIGGINATFILRFVLRIVFGVTMIFFWKSFAKQALLTLLPSMYKKLRICQWKISSASKGIRAASGSNNASGTTKTPLGNVSGHELCCSFDCETVARIVIYAGIGFLSTYFAPIVFRWWKI